In the genome of Cytophagia bacterium CHB2, one region contains:
- a CDS encoding enoyl-CoA hydratase/isomerase family protein, which translates to MNYQFLQIEKQDAIALLRFNRPERLNAFDAEMGQEICAALRALLDDDGVRAVILTGNGKGFCAGADIHYLSELATAKDIARGRVLVESGNEIVTMIHAAEKPVIAAINGPAAGGGAGLTLACDFRLMAQSASLGFTFIRIGLHPDLGCTYFLPRLTGPAKAAELLMSGEMIGADEALKLHLINHIIPDAELLPAAMKRAESLAEKSPLVLRLLKKGLQQSHGQSLDAMLKYEVYAQSLCFESPEAAGAIEKFLASRKK; encoded by the coding sequence ATGAACTACCAATTCCTTCAAATTGAGAAACAGGACGCCATCGCCCTCCTCCGCTTCAATCGTCCCGAGCGCCTGAATGCGTTTGATGCGGAGATGGGGCAGGAAATCTGTGCGGCACTACGCGCTTTGCTGGATGACGACGGGGTCCGGGCCGTCATTCTCACCGGTAACGGCAAGGGGTTTTGCGCCGGCGCGGATATTCATTATCTGAGCGAACTGGCTACGGCCAAGGACATTGCGCGTGGCCGTGTGTTGGTAGAATCCGGCAATGAAATCGTCACCATGATTCACGCCGCCGAGAAGCCGGTGATCGCGGCGATCAACGGCCCGGCTGCCGGCGGCGGCGCGGGTCTTACGCTGGCGTGTGATTTTCGTTTGATGGCGCAAAGCGCAAGCCTCGGCTTCACATTCATTCGCATTGGCTTGCATCCCGATCTCGGCTGCACATATTTTTTGCCCCGGCTCACCGGCCCGGCAAAGGCAGCAGAATTGTTGATGAGCGGAGAAATGATTGGCGCCGATGAGGCTTTGAAATTGCATCTCATCAACCACATCATTCCGGATGCGGAATTGCTGCCGGCTGCAATGAAACGGGCTGAATCACTTGCCGAAAAATCGCCATTGGTTCTGCGCCTGCTCAAAAAAGGCTTGCAGCAAAGTCATGGGCAATCTCTCGATGCCATGTTGAAATATGAAGTGTATGCGCAGAGCTTGTGTTTTGAATCGCCGGAGGCGGCTGGAGCTATCGAAAAATTTTTGGCATCGCGTAAGAAATGA
- a CDS encoding M20/M25/M40 family metallo-hydrolase: protein MRFLSRSLLILVLLNLPARSQTFATQDSILQKIWHEAQKNSHLEKLAHELLDVIGPRLTGTPQMQKAHDWAVATYTGWGIAARNEQWGKWLGWERGITHIDLLSPRVRTLEGTMLAWSPGTSKNGIQAGTIILAQAADSVAFQQWLPNVKGKFVLISMLHPTGRPDKDWEEFATKESFDKMKVERDTLRSQWQARLKKTGLDAKKLALALEAAGAAGLIASNWSNGYGVNKIFGANTKKIPTIDLSLEDYGLVYRLTENGANPRIRLVAEAKFTGETPAYNTLGELRGGAKSDEYVMLSAHFDSWDAASGATDNGSGTILMMEAMRILKKVYPNPKRTILAGHWGSEEQGLNGSRAFVKDHPEIVAKLQALFNQDNGTGRIERMSGSGYIDAGESLARWLARVPSEVTDHIKFDFAGMPAGGGSDHAAFVALGAPGFSLGANRWNYGIYTWHTNRDTYDKLVFDDLRNNVVLVASLVYLASEDETFVGRTKREMPIDEKTGKPRAWPAAREAERAGRLEEEKK, encoded by the coding sequence ATGCGATTCCTGTCGCGAAGCTTGTTGATTCTCGTGTTGCTCAACCTGCCGGCGCGCAGCCAAACATTTGCAACGCAAGACAGCATCTTGCAAAAAATCTGGCATGAAGCCCAAAAGAATTCACACTTGGAAAAGCTGGCGCACGAGTTGTTGGATGTCATCGGGCCACGGCTGACGGGCACGCCGCAAATGCAAAAGGCGCATGACTGGGCGGTGGCGACCTACACCGGTTGGGGCATCGCAGCGCGCAACGAGCAATGGGGCAAATGGCTCGGCTGGGAGCGCGGCATCACACACATTGATTTGCTCTCGCCGCGCGTGCGCACGCTGGAAGGCACGATGCTGGCGTGGAGTCCCGGCACGTCGAAGAACGGCATTCAGGCAGGAACAATTATTCTGGCGCAGGCAGCGGACTCAGTGGCGTTTCAGCAATGGCTGCCCAACGTCAAGGGCAAATTCGTCTTGATTTCGATGCTGCACCCCACCGGCCGCCCGGATAAAGATTGGGAAGAATTCGCGACCAAGGAATCCTTCGATAAAATGAAAGTTGAGCGTGATACGTTGCGCTCGCAATGGCAGGCGCGCCTCAAAAAAACCGGCCTCGATGCCAAGAAACTTGCGCTGGCGTTGGAAGCCGCGGGCGCAGCAGGCCTCATCGCTTCGAACTGGTCAAACGGCTATGGCGTGAACAAAATTTTTGGCGCGAATACCAAGAAAATCCCCACGATTGATTTGAGCCTGGAAGACTATGGCTTGGTTTATCGCCTGACAGAGAACGGCGCCAATCCCCGCATTCGCCTGGTGGCTGAAGCAAAATTCACCGGCGAAACGCCGGCATATAATACGCTCGGCGAATTGCGCGGCGGCGCAAAAAGCGATGAGTATGTCATGCTCTCCGCACATTTCGATTCCTGGGATGCCGCCTCGGGCGCGACCGACAATGGCTCGGGCACGATTCTCATGATGGAGGCGATGCGCATTCTTAAAAAAGTTTATCCGAATCCCAAGCGCACCATTCTCGCCGGACATTGGGGCAGTGAAGAGCAGGGCTTGAACGGCTCTCGCGCGTTTGTGAAAGATCATCCCGAGATCGTGGCAAAGCTGCAAGCGTTGTTCAATCAGGATAACGGCACGGGACGCATCGAACGCATGTCCGGTTCGGGCTACATCGATGCCGGCGAGTCGCTGGCGCGCTGGCTGGCGCGCGTGCCGAGCGAGGTGACGGATCATATCAAGTTTGATTTTGCCGGTATGCCGGCCGGCGGCGGCTCGGATCATGCCGCTTTTGTCGCGCTGGGCGCGCCGGGTTTTAGTCTGGGCGCGAACCGGTGGAACTACGGCATCTACACCTGGCACACCAATCGCGATACTTACGACAAACTCGTTTTTGACGATTTGAGAAACAATGTCGTGTTGGTGGCTTCGCTGGTTTATTTGGCCTCGGAAGATGAAACGTTCGTGGGCCGTACCAAACGCGAGATGCCAATCGACGAGAAAACCGGCAAACCGCGCGCTTGGCCGGCAGCGAGAGAAGCCGAGCGCGCCGGCAGGCTGGAAGAGGAGAAGAAGTGA
- a CDS encoding DUF1028 domain-containing protein, with protein sequence MSQRIFCAAFAVLLAASAFAQETSRPVHTYSIVARDPATGHMGVAVQSHWFSVGSLVTWAEAGVGAVATQSFIDPAYGPLGLQLMRAGKNAKQALAAIIASDPGEAVRQVAMIDAQGNVAAHTGSKCIPAAGHYVGEKFSVQANLMLNDKVWPAMKEAYQKTSGDLTDKMLAAMDAAQAVGGDIRGKQSAAILIVSGTSTGRPWADRVMELRVEDHPEPLMELRRLVHVHRAYQHMNAGDLAVEHNDMEKALAEYGAAQKMMPDNLEMAYWTATSLVNAGRLEESLPLFKKVFAGDPNWAELTPRLPGVGLLNVDEAGMKKILGVAPKAKK encoded by the coding sequence ATGTCCCAACGCATTTTCTGTGCTGCCTTTGCCGTTTTACTTGCGGCCTCAGCTTTCGCGCAAGAAACATCCCGGCCGGTGCATACTTATTCCATCGTTGCGCGTGATCCGGCCACGGGTCACATGGGCGTGGCCGTGCAATCACATTGGTTTTCTGTTGGCTCGCTGGTCACGTGGGCGGAAGCGGGCGTGGGCGCGGTGGCCACGCAATCGTTTATCGATCCCGCCTACGGCCCGCTCGGTTTGCAGTTAATGCGCGCGGGCAAAAACGCAAAGCAAGCGCTGGCCGCGATCATTGCCTCTGATCCCGGTGAGGCGGTGCGGCAAGTGGCCATGATCGACGCACAAGGCAATGTTGCGGCGCACACCGGCAGCAAGTGCATCCCGGCGGCCGGGCATTATGTCGGCGAAAAGTTTTCCGTGCAAGCCAATCTCATGTTGAACGACAAGGTCTGGCCGGCGATGAAGGAGGCGTATCAAAAAACTTCCGGAGATCTTACCGACAAAATGCTGGCGGCGATGGATGCCGCGCAGGCCGTGGGCGGCGACATTCGCGGCAAGCAATCCGCTGCAATTTTGATTGTGAGCGGAACGAGCACCGGCCGGCCGTGGGCCGATCGCGTGATGGAATTGCGCGTCGAAGATCATCCCGAGCCGCTGATGGAATTGCGGCGGCTGGTGCACGTGCATCGCGCTTATCAGCACATGAACGCCGGCGATCTCGCGGTGGAACACAATGACATGGAAAAAGCGCTGGCAGAATACGGCGCCGCGCAAAAAATGATGCCGGACAATCTCGAGATGGCTTATTGGACGGCAACCTCGCTGGTCAACGCCGGCCGCCTGGAGGAATCACTGCCGCTGTTCAAAAAAGTTTTTGCCGGCGATCCAAATTGGGCGGAATTGACACCGCGTTTGCCGGGTGTGGGATTATTGAATGTTGATGAGGCGGGGATGAAGAAGATTCTGGGAGTCGCGCCGAAAGCAAAAAAGTGA
- a CDS encoding acyl-CoA dehydrogenase encodes MIDFSLSEDQQQFRALAREFAQNEIRPVAAQLDEDEKFPEEVCRKAWELGLMNVHVPKEYGGLGLGVLEECLISEEIGWGCTGVGTTTTCNTLAIAPVIVAGNDDQKKRFLAPLTEEFSFCSYAVTEPGAGSDVQAIKTTAKKIGNDYVINGQKMWITNAGHARWFFVIAYSDQSKGYKGISGFIVPADTPGVKIGKHEPKLGQRCSDTRGVTFEEVKIPAANLLGKEGDGWKAAMAAFDHSRPVVASMAVGLARAAMEHAANYAKERKTFGVPLAAHEGVSFMIADMARDIEAARLLTWLAAWTIDQGKRNTLQAAYAKCAAADTAMRVATDAVQVFGGYGFSREYPVEKLMRDAKIFQIYEGTSQIQRLIIAKEIFERS; translated from the coding sequence ATGATCGACTTCTCCCTTTCCGAAGATCAGCAGCAATTCCGCGCCCTGGCGCGCGAATTCGCGCAAAATGAAATCCGCCCCGTAGCCGCGCAATTGGACGAAGATGAAAAATTTCCCGAAGAAGTCTGCCGCAAAGCCTGGGAACTGGGATTGATGAACGTGCATGTGCCCAAAGAATATGGCGGGCTGGGCTTGGGCGTTTTGGAGGAATGTTTAATTTCCGAAGAGATCGGCTGGGGCTGCACCGGCGTGGGCACGACCACGACCTGCAACACACTCGCAATCGCGCCGGTTATTGTTGCCGGCAATGACGATCAGAAAAAAAGATTTCTCGCCCCGCTCACCGAAGAATTCTCGTTCTGTTCTTATGCCGTCACCGAACCCGGCGCAGGCAGCGATGTGCAGGCGATCAAAACCACGGCGAAAAAAATCGGGAATGATTACGTGATCAACGGTCAGAAAATGTGGATCACCAACGCCGGACACGCGCGCTGGTTTTTTGTGATTGCCTACAGCGATCAAAGCAAGGGGTATAAGGGCATCAGCGGCTTCATTGTACCGGCAGACACGCCGGGCGTGAAAATCGGCAAGCACGAACCCAAGCTCGGCCAGCGTTGCTCGGACACGCGCGGCGTTACTTTTGAAGAAGTGAAAATCCCCGCTGCGAATTTGCTCGGTAAAGAAGGCGATGGCTGGAAAGCGGCGATGGCCGCGTTCGATCATTCGCGGCCAGTGGTTGCGTCAATGGCCGTTGGCCTGGCGCGCGCCGCGATGGAGCATGCTGCGAACTATGCCAAAGAAAGAAAGACCTTCGGTGTACCGCTGGCTGCTCACGAGGGCGTGAGTTTCATGATTGCCGACATGGCGCGTGACATTGAAGCCGCGCGTTTGCTCACCTGGCTGGCGGCCTGGACCATCGATCAAGGCAAACGCAACACCCTGCAAGCCGCGTACGCCAAATGCGCCGCTGCCGACACTGCCATGCGCGTGGCCACCGACGCCGTGCAAGTGTTCGGCGGCTATGGCTTCTCGCGCGAGTATCCCGTGGAAAAGCTCATGCGTGACGCAAAGATTTTCCAAATCTATGAAGGCACCAGCCAGATTCAGCGGTTGATCATTGCGAAGGAGATTTTTGAGCGCAGTTAG